Proteins found in one Nostoc sp. NIES-3756 genomic segment:
- a CDS encoding DUF3326 domain-containing protein — protein MIRPYTAILIVPTGVGAAIGGYAGDAIPVARLLAQVCDRLITHPNVLNGASLYWNIPNAFYVEGYGLDKFAAGCWGLRPVRNNKIGLLLDQAIEPDLKLRHLQAADAARATLGLTITDHVITDAPLNVELRTAPSGASWGTIGNPDSLLRGAETLINKTGAEAIAVVARFPDDIDQEAAQNYRQGKGVDPIAGAEAVISHLVVRNFHIPCAHSPAFAPEPPHADLSPRSAAEELGYTFLPSVLVGLSRAPQFILEKELSQSQPEDIWAEQVDAIIMPATACGSSALLSLSRTQCQIITVEENKTQIQVPPQALNITSVQVKSYLEAVGFIVAHKAGINPLVISQQSIVHNP, from the coding sequence ATGATTCGTCCTTACACAGCCATCCTCATAGTCCCAACTGGCGTTGGTGCGGCGATTGGGGGGTATGCGGGTGATGCTATACCTGTTGCTAGATTATTAGCACAAGTTTGCGATCGCCTAATTACCCACCCCAACGTTCTCAACGGTGCTAGTTTGTACTGGAATATCCCCAACGCTTTTTATGTGGAAGGTTACGGACTTGACAAATTCGCCGCCGGGTGCTGGGGTTTACGTCCGGTACGTAACAACAAAATCGGTTTACTGTTAGATCAAGCGATAGAGCCAGATTTAAAACTACGACACTTACAAGCCGCCGATGCAGCGCGTGCAACTTTAGGCTTAACCATCACAGATCATGTAATTACAGATGCACCCTTGAATGTAGAGTTGCGGACAGCCCCATCCGGTGCAAGCTGGGGAACCATTGGCAACCCCGACAGTTTACTAAGAGGGGCGGAAACATTAATTAACAAAACAGGGGCGGAGGCGATCGCAGTTGTCGCCCGTTTCCCCGATGATATAGATCAAGAAGCAGCACAAAACTATCGCCAAGGTAAAGGCGTAGATCCCATAGCCGGAGCAGAAGCAGTTATTAGCCATTTGGTAGTCAGAAACTTTCACATACCTTGCGCCCATTCCCCCGCCTTTGCACCAGAACCACCACATGCCGATTTATCGCCCCGTTCGGCGGCAGAAGAATTAGGTTATACTTTTTTACCAAGCGTACTCGTAGGCTTGAGTCGCGCACCACAATTTATCTTAGAAAAAGAGTTAAGTCAATCTCAACCTGAAGATATTTGGGCAGAGCAAGTAGATGCTATTATCATGCCAGCAACAGCCTGCGGTAGCAGCGCTTTACTCAGCTTAAGCCGAACCCAATGTCAAATCATTACTGTTGAGGAAAATAAAACTCAAATCCAAGTCCCACCCCAAGCCTTAAATATTACGTCTGTACAAGTAAAATCTTATTTAGAAGCAGTGGGTTTCATAGTAGCCCACAAAGCAGGTATTAATCCTTTGGTCATTAGTCAACAGTCCATAGTCCATAATCCATAG
- a CDS encoding CPBP family intramembrane glutamic endopeptidase produces MVEQQKQEPEIPYLTRTQVLVAMGVTAVLLWAVAKVWLRFGNFLLFEWHWYPRDFGLGLGVGLIITVLSGVAYRFWKPYRRSADYYLELVLKPLAWPDLIWLGLLPGLSEELLFRGVMLPALGLDHFAVIGSSLCFGILHLSGSQQWPYVVWASIVGVILGYSALWSGNLLVPIVAHIMTNLVSSFMWKLRQS; encoded by the coding sequence GTGGTTGAACAACAAAAACAAGAACCAGAAATTCCATACCTGACAAGAACCCAAGTCTTAGTAGCAATGGGTGTAACTGCTGTTTTATTATGGGCAGTTGCCAAAGTTTGGCTACGTTTTGGTAATTTTTTGTTATTTGAATGGCATTGGTATCCCAGAGATTTTGGGTTGGGTTTGGGTGTAGGCTTAATAATTACCGTTTTAAGTGGCGTAGCTTACCGTTTTTGGAAGCCATACCGCAGAAGTGCCGACTATTATTTAGAATTAGTGCTGAAACCTTTGGCTTGGCCGGATTTAATATGGTTGGGGTTACTACCAGGATTAAGTGAAGAATTGTTATTTCGCGGTGTGATGTTACCCGCTTTAGGATTAGATCATTTTGCCGTCATTGGCTCTAGTTTATGCTTCGGCATTTTACATTTGAGTGGTTCTCAACAATGGCCTTATGTGGTTTGGGCAAGTATTGTTGGAGTAATACTAGGGTACAGTGCCTTGTGGAGTGGTAACTTGCTAGTGCCTATTGTGGCTCATATTATGACGAATTTGGTTTCTAGTTTTATGTGGAAGTTACGTCAGTCGTAA
- the purN gene encoding phosphoribosylglycinamide formyltransferase — protein MTLRPDSTFSLVSPSIDNHKFFPGTPLKLGIMASGSGSNFEAVAQAIDDKQLNAQIQVLIYNNPSAKAASRAANRGIEAVLLNHREYENREMLDQKIVQTLQEYDVEWVILAGWMRVVTSVLIDAFPNRIINIHPSLLPSFKGIHAVEQALKAGVKITGCTVHLVRLEVDSGPVLMQAAVPILPDDTAETLHAKIQVQEHRILPQAIALAAQANLITVSH, from the coding sequence ATGACTCTCCGCCCTGATTCTACCTTTAGCCTTGTTTCACCCAGCATTGATAATCATAAATTTTTTCCAGGCACTCCATTAAAATTGGGAATAATGGCTTCTGGTAGTGGTAGTAATTTTGAGGCAGTTGCTCAAGCTATTGATGATAAGCAACTCAATGCCCAAATACAAGTTTTAATTTACAATAATCCCTCAGCTAAAGCAGCAAGTAGAGCAGCAAATAGGGGTATAGAAGCGGTATTGTTAAATCACCGTGAATATGAAAACCGGGAAATGCTTGACCAAAAAATTGTCCAAACTCTACAAGAATATGATGTGGAGTGGGTAATTTTAGCAGGTTGGATGCGTGTGGTAACGTCAGTTTTAATTGATGCTTTTCCCAACAGGATTATTAATATTCATCCTAGTTTATTACCCAGTTTTAAAGGTATTCATGCTGTAGAACAAGCCTTAAAAGCTGGGGTGAAAATTACTGGCTGTACAGTGCATTTGGTGCGTTTAGAGGTGGATAGCGGCCCGGTTTTGATGCAGGCGGCTGTGCCGATATTACCAGATGACACAGCCGAAACCCTCCACGCCAAGATTCAAGTCCAGGAACACCGTATCTTACCACAGGCGATCGCATTAGCGGCTCAGGCTAATTTGATTACAGTTTCGCATTAA
- a CDS encoding carbohydrate ABC transporter permease, protein MPNPSNKSWLDNDTVAAWIFLAPAVILLGLFVLWPIAYLFYLSFTAGSFTSTGTYWVGLKNYWRLLLNADFWQVLGNTVYFTAVSVLPSLVIPLGLAVLLNRTLMLRGVLRSAYFLPSIISLVAAGLGFRWLFQTSGPVNAFLDMFGIGEISWLGDTFWAMPVIIVLSIWKQIGFNMVVFLAGLQAIPSSRYEAAELDGANGWQQFWHITLPGLRSTIIFATVTTAIFTLRSFEQVYVMTGGGPLNTTNLLVYYIYQEAFGQFDFGYAAAAATVLLAFALVLVYFQLRIWEKE, encoded by the coding sequence ATGCCAAATCCATCTAATAAGTCATGGTTAGATAATGATACAGTCGCCGCATGGATTTTTCTTGCCCCGGCCGTAATTTTGTTGGGTTTATTTGTCCTATGGCCTATCGCCTATTTGTTTTATCTAAGCTTTACTGCTGGTAGTTTCACATCTACAGGCACATATTGGGTAGGGTTAAAAAATTACTGGCGATTGTTACTTAACGCTGATTTTTGGCAAGTTCTGGGTAACACCGTTTATTTTACCGCAGTTTCTGTACTTCCTAGCTTAGTAATTCCTCTGGGACTGGCAGTTTTATTAAACCGTACTCTGATGTTGCGGGGAGTACTGCGGAGTGCTTATTTTCTCCCATCAATTATTTCGCTGGTAGCGGCTGGGTTAGGTTTTCGTTGGTTGTTTCAAACCTCCGGCCCAGTTAACGCATTTTTGGATATGTTTGGTATCGGCGAAATTTCTTGGTTAGGAGATACATTTTGGGCAATGCCTGTAATCATTGTTTTAAGTATCTGGAAACAAATTGGATTTAATATGGTAGTGTTTTTGGCAGGATTACAGGCTATTCCTAGCAGTCGCTACGAAGCCGCAGAATTAGACGGCGCTAATGGTTGGCAACAATTTTGGCATATTACTTTACCTGGATTACGCTCCACTATAATTTTTGCTACAGTCACCACAGCCATTTTTACATTGCGGAGTTTCGAGCAAGTTTACGTAATGACTGGTGGAGGCCCTTTAAATACAACCAACTTACTCGTTTACTACATCTATCAAGAAGCTTTCGGTCAATTTGACTTTGGTTACGCCGCCGCCGCCGCAACCGTACTGTTAGCATTTGCTTTGGTGCTAGTGTACTTCCAGTTACGTATTTGGGAAAAAGAGTAA
- a CDS encoding pentapeptide repeat-containing protein, with product MINFAGSQVSVLSQIKDKLCQRRDFSGCDLSGIDLSTVDLSGVNLLGADLSFANLSGCIITGANLAGANLRGANLREAKLYEADLSSAHLTNADLTQANLCGAILWRSQCHHTNLWGASLCEADLREADFTQAQLVEASLIQTNLVKANLTDANLSGAKLLEANLTEANLTNTDLTWANLTKANLSNANLEATTIAYTKLHDTIMPDGKIHHPQIVIFE from the coding sequence ATGATAAATTTTGCTGGCTCACAGGTATCAGTACTGAGTCAAATCAAAGATAAATTGTGTCAGCGTCGAGATTTTAGCGGCTGTGATTTGAGTGGAATTGACTTAAGCACGGTTGATTTAAGTGGAGTTAACTTGTTAGGCGCAGATTTAAGCTTTGCTAATTTGTCTGGCTGTATCATCACGGGTGCAAATCTTGCTGGTGCAAATTTAAGGGGTGCTAATTTGCGTGAAGCTAAGTTATATGAAGCTGATTTATCGTCAGCTCATTTAACCAATGCTGATTTAACACAAGCAAATTTGTGTGGTGCAATACTTTGGCGATCGCAATGTCATCATACTAATCTCTGGGGCGCTTCTTTGTGCGAAGCTGATTTACGAGAAGCTGACTTCACTCAAGCTCAATTAGTGGAAGCCTCTTTAATACAAACCAACTTAGTTAAAGCAAATCTTACAGATGCAAATTTATCTGGAGCTAAATTACTAGAAGCTAATTTAACAGAGGCTAACTTAACCAATACTGACCTGACATGGGCAAATCTTACCAAGGCCAACTTAAGTAATGCCAACTTAGAAGCAACAACAATAGCTTACACCAAGCTGCACGACACAATTATGCCAGATGGTAAGATTCACCATCCCCAGATAGTAATTTTTGAATGA
- a CDS encoding ABC transporter permease produces the protein MIKTFAIAKNVFQEVVRDRILYIIGFYVLTLAVAIRALPEYAASTQDKMFLDFGLAAMSAISLLIVVFVGTGLINKEIDKRTILLLIAKPVSRGEIITGKFFGLSSVLAVLIASMTVIYLLFLQFGNIPHTTASILIAALFLCLQLSLMTAVAITFGVFTSTLLAVALTFAVYLMGNITQNLVEFSRLSRNPVMESVSQFLYLVLPDLSRLDLKNDAVYGLQALPDTISLFGHAGYGLIYTVMLLAIAISVFSRREF, from the coding sequence ATGATAAAAACTTTTGCAATTGCTAAGAATGTATTTCAGGAAGTTGTACGCGATCGCATCCTCTATATTATCGGCTTTTATGTTTTGACTTTGGCAGTAGCTATCCGTGCTTTACCTGAGTATGCTGCTTCCACTCAAGATAAAATGTTTCTTGACTTCGGTTTGGCAGCGATGAGTGCTATTAGTTTACTTATTGTTGTATTTGTGGGTACAGGGTTAATTAATAAGGAAATAGATAAACGGACTATTTTGTTATTAATTGCTAAACCTGTAAGCCGTGGGGAAATTATCACAGGCAAATTTTTCGGTTTATCTTCGGTGCTGGCTGTTTTAATTGCCAGTATGACAGTTATTTATTTGCTATTTTTACAATTTGGTAATATTCCCCATACAACAGCAAGTATTTTAATCGCAGCCTTATTTTTATGTTTACAGTTATCTTTGATGACTGCTGTGGCTATTACCTTTGGGGTATTTACTAGCACATTGTTAGCTGTGGCTTTAACTTTTGCTGTGTATTTGATGGGGAATATTACTCAAAATTTGGTAGAGTTTAGCCGCCTGAGTCGTAACCCTGTAATGGAAAGTGTTAGTCAGTTTTTATATTTAGTCTTGCCAGATTTATCTCGATTAGATTTGAAAAATGATGCTGTATATGGTCTGCAAGCACTACCCGATACAATTTCCCTGTTTGGTCACGCTGGCTATGGTTTGATTTATACTGTAATGTTATTGGCGATCGCCATTTCTGTTTTTTCCAGACGAGAGTTTTAA
- the fraD gene encoding septal junction protein FraD, with product MNLFFKDLFGIFKIFEDIYDRARKILIPPKAYSWQTFIYLSIFSWIMSYLATGYIRDIIALCGWLFLIAGTAWYTTDDPLRVPGTFMPIGAVITGFLVSVFAFGDQKEVITSRTIVLWPTISALITAIPEFIEGTDTDSKTRIPKPDARQKIIVLVASCMIISCWLQFYFVMDNWLKQYPSLLAESFGRSSFVITGLEPEKIPTNGVIILDKLQPLVEEQIAERPWSEVERWLLEANVKVGQLGREVLKNNLSKYEEKELWRVEPRVVNLNSGYRLDLLSIWTGPTANPRGYFLRKSCQIDPVAANPSTTTNSRIPEEKKAVAEIQCDRLSKLFSGAAPPQQ from the coding sequence ATGAATTTATTCTTTAAAGACTTGTTTGGCATTTTTAAAATTTTTGAAGATATTTATGACCGTGCAAGGAAAATATTAATTCCTCCAAAAGCTTATTCTTGGCAGACATTCATTTATTTGAGTATTTTCTCTTGGATAATGTCTTATTTAGCAACTGGGTACATCAGAGATATTATTGCCCTTTGCGGTTGGTTATTTTTAATTGCAGGTACAGCTTGGTATACAACTGATGATCCTTTGCGAGTTCCTGGTACTTTTATGCCAATAGGAGCAGTGATTACAGGATTTCTAGTTAGTGTTTTTGCTTTCGGCGATCAAAAAGAGGTAATTACATCTAGAACCATTGTACTTTGGCCAACAATATCAGCATTAATTACAGCTATTCCCGAATTTATTGAAGGGACTGATACTGACTCTAAAACTCGCATTCCTAAACCAGACGCTCGGCAGAAAATTATTGTTTTGGTGGCTAGTTGTATGATTATCAGTTGCTGGCTTCAGTTTTATTTTGTCATGGATAATTGGTTAAAGCAATATCCTAGTTTATTGGCAGAAAGTTTTGGACGTAGTAGTTTTGTAATCACTGGATTGGAACCAGAAAAAATTCCTACTAATGGTGTGATTATTTTGGATAAACTCCAACCATTAGTTGAAGAACAAATTGCAGAAAGACCTTGGTCAGAAGTTGAAAGATGGCTACTAGAAGCAAATGTCAAAGTAGGTCAATTAGGTAGGGAAGTATTAAAGAATAATTTATCAAAATACGAAGAAAAAGAACTCTGGCGTGTAGAACCGCGCGTTGTCAACCTTAACTCTGGCTATAGGTTAGATTTATTGAGCATTTGGACAGGCCCAACTGCTAACCCCCGTGGTTATTTCTTGCGGAAATCCTGTCAAATTGACCCGGTAGCCGCAAATCCCAGCACTACCACAAACAGTAGAATACCGGAGGAAAAAAAGGCAGTAGCAGAAATACAATGCGATCGCTTGAGTAAATTATTCTCAGGTGCAGCACCACCGCAGCAGTGA
- the fraC gene encoding filament integrity protein FraC, whose translation MFEDLNLPRVWPIGTILFNLLFFLIAIPIEGYVYHKRLNFDKKTSIFYAIAVNSFSGVIGWITFFFIEPLLAVPLKAELISYIFFNNLRANNSQGVLILTTFIIFFATFILKFFLLRISVFALSEDIGKKKEEPELGQRQSNRFISKINFQDTNLVTTTLIANSLSYTAITAILLIRNNR comes from the coding sequence ATGTTTGAAGACTTGAATTTACCCAGAGTTTGGCCGATTGGCACGATTCTATTTAACTTGCTGTTTTTCCTAATAGCTATTCCCATAGAGGGATATGTCTACCATAAGAGACTGAACTTTGATAAAAAGACTAGTATTTTTTATGCGATCGCCGTCAATAGCTTTTCTGGCGTAATAGGTTGGATAACATTCTTTTTCATAGAGCCTCTATTAGCAGTGCCTTTAAAGGCAGAGTTAATTAGCTACATATTTTTTAATAATCTTAGAGCCAATAATAGCCAAGGTGTTTTGATTTTAACTACTTTTATAATTTTCTTTGCTACTTTCATCCTAAAATTCTTCCTCTTACGAATTTCTGTTTTTGCCTTAAGTGAAGATATTGGTAAAAAGAAAGAAGAACCAGAACTTGGGCAACGTCAAAGCAATCGCTTTATTAGTAAAATTAATTTTCAAGATACAAATTTGGTTACTACAACACTCATTGCTAATTCATTAAGTTACACTGCTATTACTGCTATTTTATTGATTCGCAACAATAGATAA
- a CDS encoding cob(I)yrinic acid a,c-diamide adenosyltransferase, translating to MTRNGIGIRTAQVRSERLTGQIHVYDGVGKGKSQAALGVVLRSIGLGINTPNNSNRVLLLRFLKGPERDYDEDGAIAALQRGFPHLIDQVRTGRAEFFGPEEITPFDRAEALRGWDVAKGAIASGLYSVVVLDEINPVLDLGLLSVDEVVQTLKSKPQELEIIATGRGAPQELLDIADLHSEMKPQHHPIAKELLINGIEIYTGAGKGKSTSALGKALQAIGRGINHPGSTRVLIMQWLKGGSGYTEDAAIAALRQSYPEVVDHQRCGRDAIVWRNSRQELDYVEAERGWEIAKTAIASGLYKTIILDELNPTVDLELLPVEPIVQALLRKPRDTEIIITGRCQNHPAYFDLASIHSEVYCHKHYANQGVELKRGVDF from the coding sequence ATGACAAGGAACGGCATCGGTATCCGCACAGCACAAGTGCGTTCAGAACGGCTTACTGGCCAGATTCACGTATATGATGGTGTCGGTAAAGGTAAGTCTCAAGCGGCTTTGGGTGTAGTTTTACGCTCCATAGGCTTGGGTATTAATACACCGAACAATTCTAATCGCGTATTACTACTGCGTTTTCTCAAAGGGCCAGAACGGGATTATGACGAAGATGGTGCGATCGCAGCTTTACAGCGTGGTTTTCCCCATCTCATCGACCAAGTACGTACCGGGAGAGCAGAATTTTTTGGCCCAGAAGAAATCACACCCTTTGACCGGGCTGAAGCGTTACGGGGTTGGGATGTTGCCAAAGGTGCGATCGCTTCTGGTTTATATTCTGTGGTCGTATTGGATGAAATTAACCCAGTCCTTGATTTGGGGTTACTTTCCGTAGATGAAGTAGTTCAAACATTAAAATCTAAACCCCAAGAATTAGAAATCATTGCCACAGGACGAGGTGCGCCGCAAGAGTTACTTGATATTGCGGATTTGCACTCGGAAATGAAACCCCAACACCATCCCATAGCCAAAGAACTTCTAATTAATGGGATTGAAATTTACACTGGTGCAGGTAAAGGTAAATCTACAAGCGCCTTAGGCAAAGCATTACAAGCCATTGGTAGAGGAATTAACCATCCTGGTTCAACACGGGTATTAATTATGCAGTGGCTTAAAGGTGGTAGTGGTTATACAGAAGATGCAGCGATCGCAGCCTTACGGCAATCATACCCTGAGGTCGTAGATCATCAACGTTGCGGACGAGATGCGATTGTGTGGCGTAATTCTCGCCAAGAACTAGACTATGTAGAAGCAGAACGCGGTTGGGAAATAGCTAAAACTGCGATCGCATCTGGACTCTACAAAACTATCATCCTCGACGAACTCAACCCCACTGTAGACTTAGAACTACTTCCCGTAGAACCAATTGTCCAAGCCTTACTCCGCAAACCCCGCGACACCGAAATTATCATCACTGGCCGTTGTCAAAACCACCCCGCCTACTTTGACCTAGCCAGCATTCACTCTGAGGTTTACTGTCACAAACACTATGCTAATCAAGGCGTAGAACTCAAACGAGGAGTAGATTTTTAA
- the thyD gene encoding thylakoid membrane protein ThyD encodes MKVAITGATGFVGTRLVQRLHKEGHQIIILTRNPTSARRNFPTQTYANVEIVAYAPSTSGAWQDVIAGCDGVVNLAGEPIAETRWTPEQKREILNSRQLGTQKIVEAIAKANPKPTVLVNASAIGYYGTSETTTFDESSASGADFLAQVCQAWEAEAQKVKESGVRLVILRLGIVLGLGGALGKMITPFKLYAGGPIGSGRQWFSWIHIDDLVNLIVQGLTNSQLEGVYNATSPNPVRMNDLSQTMGQVMNRPSWLPVPAFALEALLGDGAIVVLEGQQVLPKRALEAGIKYQYPTLQPALQEILK; translated from the coding sequence ATGAAAGTAGCAATTACAGGCGCAACAGGATTTGTCGGTACTCGGTTAGTACAACGGCTGCATAAAGAAGGTCATCAAATCATAATTTTGACCCGTAACCCTACATCGGCTCGGAGAAATTTTCCTACTCAAACCTATGCCAATGTAGAAATTGTGGCATATGCACCAAGCACATCTGGAGCGTGGCAAGATGTAATTGCGGGTTGTGATGGTGTAGTTAATTTGGCAGGAGAACCCATCGCCGAGACTCGCTGGACACCAGAACAAAAACGAGAAATTCTTAACAGCCGTCAACTAGGTACACAAAAAATAGTCGAAGCTATAGCGAAAGCCAATCCTAAACCTACTGTATTAGTTAATGCTTCCGCCATTGGTTACTACGGTACAAGTGAAACAACTACCTTTGATGAAAGTAGTGCTTCTGGTGCGGATTTTCTCGCACAGGTTTGTCAAGCGTGGGAAGCGGAAGCCCAAAAAGTCAAAGAATCTGGTGTTCGCTTAGTCATCTTGCGTTTAGGTATTGTTTTAGGCTTGGGTGGCGCTTTAGGAAAAATGATTACCCCCTTTAAACTTTATGCTGGAGGGCCTATAGGCAGTGGTCGCCAATGGTTTTCCTGGATTCACATTGATGATTTGGTGAATCTCATTGTGCAAGGTTTGACTAATTCTCAGTTAGAGGGCGTATATAACGCTACATCTCCTAATCCTGTACGCATGAATGATTTAAGCCAAACTATGGGACAAGTAATGAACCGTCCTTCATGGCTACCTGTTCCTGCTTTTGCTCTAGAAGCTCTTTTAGGAGATGGAGCGATCGTTGTTCTAGAAGGTCAACAGGTACTTCCTAAACGCGCTTTAGAAGCCGGAATTAAATATCAGTATCCTACTTTACAACCAGCACTGCAAGAAATTTTGAAATAA
- a CDS encoding iron-sulfur cluster assembly accessory protein: protein MTQATQPQQRGILLSETALRQVKSLQEKQGQDLCLRVGVRQGGCSGMSYMMDFEQESKITPQDEVFDYDGFKIVCDRKSLLYLYGLMLDYSDAMIGGGFQFTNPNASQTCGCGKSFGV, encoded by the coding sequence ATGACACAAGCAACTCAGCCTCAACAACGCGGCATACTGTTGAGCGAAACTGCTTTGCGACAAGTAAAGTCCCTCCAAGAAAAGCAAGGTCAAGATTTGTGCTTGAGAGTGGGAGTACGCCAAGGTGGCTGCTCTGGGATGTCTTACATGATGGACTTTGAACAGGAAAGTAAGATCACTCCTCAGGATGAAGTTTTTGACTACGATGGCTTCAAAATTGTTTGCGATCGCAAAAGTTTGTTATATCTTTACGGCTTAATGCTCGACTATAGCGATGCCATGATCGGCGGTGGTTTTCAATTCACAAATCCTAATGCTTCTCAGACCTGTGGTTGCGGTAAATCATTTGGGGTGTAG
- a CDS encoding DUF6930 domain-containing protein translates to MTTFNRSTSRRLKKLTQIPSVWEGDRRPLSSPHTLNLHSDSKGDCILWVDGSQGIVRGMDVISEDTGPEAIVRTLMRAMEHPHSPAKPARPQKILVRDREIQFYLRGVLQDLDIAIDYAPELPLIDELFRGFEEIIDSQVPDIPPQYAKALHEKAYAMWQAAPWEFLEEQQIISIEINKWDVGTLYASVMGMLGMEYGILFYRSEDSLKRFRAEVLSNEESHGHLEEAFLKQDCLFLTFEREDETDDEDEFEDLGDLALSDLTPTFGNIHPLEGLRSVLYDEEAAVVFLALESLSRFIRDHRRQLSNREFPSLSRRYRISLPASDEATKAVSVTVSTMPQLAAELAEMADVLMDEEDFEEFASLESRSLRDDLIPEDSFLSLGVVSWEMLEYLRQGVKYHQLGEYKQVGDGLPVILIQTSRPKAKTVIENIEAIGGLKAICFNPGADPFDGDRYDLGLLQTQNGELFLFGEFLDDDPVHVEARRKWNQRCKNTKGFCGLIIAKGLTGASRGNPQLRDMMALFEARSLSPKELGLGTLQLMPQFQLE, encoded by the coding sequence ATGACAACTTTTAATCGCTCTACCAGTCGTCGGTTGAAGAAATTAACCCAAATTCCTTCTGTATGGGAGGGCGATCGCCGTCCGTTGTCATCTCCGCATACCCTAAATTTACACTCAGACTCTAAGGGTGATTGTATTTTATGGGTAGACGGTTCACAAGGCATTGTCCGGGGAATGGATGTCATATCAGAAGACACTGGGCCGGAAGCAATTGTTCGCACCTTAATGCGTGCAATGGAACATCCCCACAGTCCCGCCAAACCTGCACGACCACAAAAAATTCTGGTGCGCGATCGCGAAATCCAGTTTTATCTGCGTGGTGTACTCCAAGATTTGGATATCGCCATAGATTATGCACCAGAACTGCCCCTCATTGATGAACTGTTTCGCGGATTTGAGGAAATTATTGATAGTCAGGTTCCTGACATTCCTCCCCAGTATGCCAAAGCCTTACACGAAAAAGCGTATGCGATGTGGCAAGCAGCGCCTTGGGAATTTTTAGAAGAGCAGCAAATTATATCTATAGAGATTAATAAATGGGATGTAGGCACACTCTACGCTTCAGTTATGGGAATGCTGGGAATGGAGTATGGCATTTTGTTTTATCGCTCGGAAGATTCTCTCAAACGCTTTCGTGCTGAAGTGTTAAGTAATGAAGAATCCCACGGACATTTAGAGGAGGCTTTTCTTAAACAAGATTGCTTGTTTCTCACTTTTGAGCGTGAGGATGAAACTGATGATGAGGATGAATTTGAAGATTTAGGTGATTTGGCATTATCAGACCTTACTCCTACCTTTGGCAACATCCATCCCTTAGAAGGATTACGCTCTGTCCTGTACGATGAGGAAGCGGCTGTTGTCTTCTTGGCGTTGGAAAGCCTCTCTCGCTTCATTCGTGATCATCGCCGCCAATTGTCAAATCGGGAGTTCCCTAGCCTAAGTCGTCGCTATCGCATTTCTCTACCTGCATCCGATGAAGCGACTAAAGCTGTATCAGTAACTGTTTCTACCATGCCGCAACTCGCCGCAGAGTTGGCAGAAATGGCAGATGTACTCATGGATGAGGAAGATTTTGAAGAATTTGCTTCTTTAGAGTCTCGCTCCTTGCGGGATGACTTGATACCAGAAGACTCATTTCTCAGTTTGGGTGTAGTTTCTTGGGAAATGTTAGAGTATCTGCGCCAAGGAGTGAAATACCATCAGCTGGGTGAGTATAAACAAGTGGGTGATGGTCTACCCGTAATTTTAATTCAAACATCACGCCCCAAAGCAAAGACCGTCATCGAAAATATCGAAGCAATCGGCGGATTGAAAGCTATTTGCTTTAATCCAGGTGCAGACCCCTTTGATGGCGATCGCTACGACTTGGGTTTATTGCAGACTCAAAATGGTGAATTATTCCTGTTTGGCGAATTTTTAGATGATGATCCAGTCCATGTAGAAGCCAGACGCAAGTGGAACCAACGCTGTAAAAATACCAAAGGTTTCTGTGGATTAATTATCGCCAAAGGCTTAACAGGAGCTTCTCGTGGCAATCCCCAACTGCGGGATATGATGGCTTTATTTGAAGCGCGATCGCTCTCACCCAAGGAGTTAGGTCTGGGAACTCTCCAACTCATGCCTCAGTTTCAACTGGAATAA
- a CDS encoding ribbon-helix-helix protein, CopG family: protein MIMTNKKWAVKRITVNLAAQEAEKLEKYCQQTGRPATDVIRELIRSLPITDDNKETNS from the coding sequence ATGATAATGACTAATAAAAAATGGGCCGTTAAACGCATAACTGTTAACTTAGCAGCACAAGAAGCAGAAAAACTGGAAAAATATTGTCAACAGACAGGTAGACCAGCAACTGATGTAATTCGGGAACTCATTAGAAGCTTACCCATAACAGATGACAACAAAGAAACAAATAGTTAG